TCAGGAAGCTAATACAAATTATCTGGTAGAGGGCTCGAAATTGTTAGAACTCGCAAATAAGGCGTATTCATTGTATTTGAGACAGAACCCGCACGAAAAGGCAAAACTGGTTAAATTCGTGAGTTCGAACTCCACCTGGGACGGAGAGAATCTCATACCCACCTATCGCAAACCTTTTGACTTAATAGCAGTTACAAACATAGAGCACAAACAAAAGGAGCTCGCTGGGGCTACAAAAAGCGAGCTCCGTCCTATCTGGCTCCTCGGGCAGGGCTCGAACCTGCAACTTAGCGGTTAACAGCCGCTCACTCTACCATTGAGTTACCGAGGAATATTTTTTTAGCTTTTAGCTATTGGCTATTAGCTATTTGATTTTTCGGATTAAATATATTAAAAAGGAGATAACTGTCAAGAAAAATAGATTGGATGATTGACTGATTGTTACACGTGGCGGGACTTTGAAATCCCGCCACGTAAGAGAGCTTTACTTCAGCAAACTCATCTTCTTAGTCATAACCTGATCGCCTGCATTCAGCCTGTAGAAATAGATCCCGCTTGCCACCACAGAGCCAGCCTCGTTTTTGCCATCCCAGGTAATAGAATGAGAACCAGCATCCAAAGTCCCGTTAACCAGAGTCCTTACCTTCTCACCTAAGACGTTGTAGATGTTCAGGTTCACCTGTGATTTTTCAGACAGGTAGAAAGAGATGTTAGTTGCCAGGTTGAAGGGGTTGGGAAAGTTCTGGAACAGGGTGAATTTTTCAGGAACGGGTCCTGAGGCAATTACCTTGGGGTTAGGAGTTCCGCCCAAAGCCCTGCAGGCATTGATTCTTCCAGTGCCCAGTTTACCTCTATACGTTCTCTTGTTTAAGGCATCGATGTTATCAGCAGTGCTTTTTATCCGGTTGAAGATGTCCAGCCGGGTATAGGATGGGTACTGGGCCTTAACCAGTGCAGCTTCACCTGTCACAAAAGGTGTGGACATTGAGGTCCCGCTCATTACTGCCACATAGTCGTTGTTCGGATTGGCATAATCGTGATAGGTGCTCACGATATCAACACCTGGCGCAGAAACATCCACCCAGGTGCCATAGCTGGAGAAACTGGCTTTTATATCGTTCTTGTCAGTAGCGGCGACGTCCAAAATGTCCGTTCGTGAAGCCAGATAATCTGCAACCTGGTTATTGCTATTTCCGGCTGCATGGCAGATCAGAACATTATGAGCAATGGCATAGTCAACTGCGGCAGCGAAGCCTCCGGAATTGGAAGAACCCCAGGAGCAGTTAGCCGAGATTGCGCCTTTGTTAGCAGCATAATACATAGCCTGGGCTGCAAAGCTCATATTTACATAGCCAGCCCCAGTAGATGACAGCCAGCCTATCCTGAGGCACATGATCTTCGAACCATTGCCAATAGAGTTTACAGTTCCGTCACCCCATCCACCAGCCACTCCAGCCACTCCACGGGCATTATTAGTCATAGCACCAGCGATGCCAGCTACGTGAGTGCCGTGTCCTGCAAAATCTCTTGGGTCGTTATCAGTGGTTCCGCAATCTTCACCTGACATACACCCGGTAATTCCGGTAACCCAGTCCCAGCCGATCCAATCATCCACATAACCGTTACCATCATCATCTATCCCGTTTCCCGCTATCTCTCCCGGGTTTATCCAGATATTGCCAGTAGTTGTGGGCCAGGTAGAGCCACCTAAGTCTTTATGGTAGTATCTCACGCCGGTGTCCAAAATCGCCATGATAACATTTGTGCTTCCTGGGTTAATCTGCCAGGCACAGGGTGCATCGATGTCGTGGTCAGTAGAGATATGCAGACCCCACTGGTTCCAGGGGTTTGCCTGTCCCTGAAAATAAGGGTCGTTTGGGTAGATATCATAGACCGGATGGATTCCGATAGGCTCAACTGATTGCACATTGGGAAGAGCCGCATAGGCGCTCATAACATCTTCCAACCTGTACTGCTGGCTGAAGGTGACAATATGATAGCCGGAAAGGTCAGGGATACCTGGTTCTGCCTTGGCTCCTGGGAATTCCTTCGCCATCGAGGAAACCCCGAATTTCTGATTCAAAGCATCCAAAACCTGCACTCCGGTTGTCACTATCCCTTTCAGCAGGACAGGACGAACAGGCTCTGCCTCAGTTTTAAATTGAACCACAAACTGATTCGGGACGTACTGCACCTCATCCATCTGCTCATCAAGAGGAGTTTTTAACTCGTCGACTGCCCAGGAAGAGGCAGCGAGAATCAACCCCAGCAAAAAAAAACAAAGAGGAATAACTTTTTCATATTAAACCTCCAAAAAAATTAAACTTTTCTGGGAGAATCTGTTAACTAAAAAGAAAACTGAAAGGCTTCAAACGGTTCTCTATAAAAATCACCTCCCTTATGAAAAAGTTAATAAAACCAGTTCTCTTCTATAAGAAATGGTCTATCTTTTCTTCCTCACCTCCTTTGATCGGCTTAGAGGTTTACGTTTTAAGGCCTGTAAAAAAAGAAGAACAGACAATCGTGAATAAAAATCGAAGTATATCTTCAACTAAAATAAAACCTAGGTTTATTTTGTCAAGAAAAAATATAGTATGGGAGGTTTTTAGTAAAAATTTTCTCTTAAATCAAGTTTTCTCCTGGGTATTTAAAAAAGCGTTTAAGCAATTGTCAGGCTTTTAATTAATTCCGTAGATATATTTAATCAGGAAAATCACTTGACTTTAAAATCTTAACCTGATAAACTTAGGATAGGAGGTAAAAGTATGAACACGTTAAAAACTGCATTCTTTCTCACTCTTTTGACCCTGCTTTTGATCTTCATCGGCAGGATTCTGGGTGGAAATTCCGGGATGGTTATAGCTCTGATATTTGCCGCAGTACTAAACTTAGGCAGCTACTGGTTCTCGGATAAAATAGTCCTGGGAATCTATCGAGCTCAGAAGATTGAGGAGGGTGATAATCCCGGCTTGTATAGAATAATCAGGCGCATAGCCTCACAGGCAGGTCTGCCTATGCCTAAAGTATATATCATCCCCACAGATTCACCGAATGCCTTTGCAACTGGAAGGAATCCGGAACATTCTGCAGTGGCAGTTACTTCTGGCATCCTCAGAATTTTGAGCGAGGAGGAGTTAGAGGGGGTTATCTCGCACGAGATGTCGCATATAAAAAACCGGGACATACTGATCAGTTCGATCGTGGCAACTGTTGCCGGCGCTATAAGCATGCTGGCGCAGATGGCTCAGTTCGCCGCCA
This Candidatus Zixiibacteriota bacterium DNA region includes the following protein-coding sequences:
- a CDS encoding S8 family serine peptidase — translated: MILAASSWAVDELKTPLDEQMDEVQYVPNQFVVQFKTEAEPVRPVLLKGIVTTGVQVLDALNQKFGVSSMAKEFPGAKAEPGIPDLSGYHIVTFSQQYRLEDVMSAYAALPNVQSVEPIGIHPVYDIYPNDPYFQGQANPWNQWGLHISTDHDIDAPCAWQINPGSTNVIMAILDTGVRYYHKDLGGSTWPTTTGNIWINPGEIAGNGIDDDGNGYVDDWIGWDWVTGITGCMSGEDCGTTDNDPRDFAGHGTHVAGIAGAMTNNARGVAGVAGGWGDGTVNSIGNGSKIMCLRIGWLSSTGAGYVNMSFAAQAMYYAANKGAISANCSWGSSNSGGFAAAVDYAIAHNVLICHAAGNSNNQVADYLASRTDILDVAATDKNDIKASFSSYGTWVDVSAPGVDIVSTYHDYANPNNDYVAVMSGTSMSTPFVTGEAALVKAQYPSYTRLDIFNRIKSTADNIDALNKRTYRGKLGTGRINACRALGGTPNPKVIASGPVPEKFTLFQNFPNPFNLATNISFYLSEKSQVNLNIYNVLGEKVRTLVNGTLDAGSHSITWDGKNEAGSVVASGIYFYRLNAGDQVMTKKMSLLK
- the htpX gene encoding zinc metalloprotease HtpX, whose amino-acid sequence is MNTLKTAFFLTLLTLLLIFIGRILGGNSGMVIALIFAAVLNLGSYWFSDKIVLGIYRAQKIEEGDNPGLYRIIRRIASQAGLPMPKVYIIPTDSPNAFATGRNPEHSAVAVTSGILRILSEEELEGVISHEMSHIKNRDILISSIVATVAGAISMLAQMAQFAAIFGGGRDEENRGGGLGLLFMAIIAPIAALLIQLAISRSREYQADESGAKISHKPLALAGALKKLSYASQRIPLQANPSTAHLFIVNPLTGKGLASLFSTHPPLEERISRLEGLAKSL